From the genome of Deinococcus sp. JMULE3, one region includes:
- a CDS encoding thioredoxin domain-containing protein, with protein MTANSNPNRMFLVIGTLIAAVLIGLAVFAVQGKPAAGTAEFDLQGVPFAGQDSAPVDVVVVEDFKCPACKNFEETVTPELKTRYVDTGKAKVHTILWPFLAEKFSLPTDDGKLAAQASLCVYDQGGNDAFTTFKSILFRAQGEENVVWATKARLKDLAGNLESLDQSKFAECLDTDATAARVDAMEAQATRARVNSTPTVFVNGKQVTGTLADIGAAIDAAK; from the coding sequence ATGACTGCCAACAGCAACCCCAACCGCATGTTCCTGGTGATCGGCACGCTGATCGCCGCCGTCCTCATCGGCCTGGCCGTGTTCGCCGTGCAGGGCAAACCCGCCGCCGGAACCGCCGAATTCGACCTGCAGGGCGTCCCCTTCGCCGGGCAGGACAGCGCCCCGGTGGACGTCGTGGTCGTCGAGGACTTCAAGTGCCCCGCCTGCAAGAACTTCGAGGAGACCGTCACCCCCGAACTGAAGACCAGGTACGTGGACACCGGCAAGGCCAAGGTCCACACCATCCTCTGGCCGTTCTTGGCGGAGAAGTTCTCGCTGCCCACCGACGACGGCAAGCTCGCCGCGCAGGCCAGCCTGTGCGTGTACGACCAGGGCGGCAACGACGCCTTCACCACCTTCAAGAGCATCCTGTTCCGCGCGCAGGGCGAAGAGAACGTCGTCTGGGCGACCAAGGCCCGCCTGAAGGACCTCGCCGGGAACCTCGAGAGTCTCGACCAGAGCAAGTTCGCCGAGTGCCTGGACACCGACGCCACCGCCGCCCGCGTGGACGCCATGGAAGCCCAGGCCACCCGCGCCCGCGTGAACAGCACCCCCACCGTCTTCGTGAACGGCAAGCAGGTCACCGGCACCCTGGCCGACATCGGCGCCGCCATCGACGCCGCGAAGTAA
- a CDS encoding disulfide bond formation protein B, producing the protein MSRDNRLYAAWVVSLIATLGSLYFSEIRHFNPCILCWFQRIFMYPLAVILGVAALTGDLRVRRYALPLAGTGVLIALYQNLETWGVVPVLRACSADPSASCGTPWPVWGMNSPLNTILTIPVLSMIAFTLIIALLSWRRNRTI; encoded by the coding sequence GTGAGTCGCGACAACCGCCTGTACGCCGCGTGGGTCGTGTCCCTGATCGCCACGCTCGGCAGCCTGTACTTCAGCGAGATCCGCCACTTCAACCCCTGCATCCTGTGCTGGTTCCAGCGCATCTTCATGTACCCGCTGGCCGTCATCCTGGGCGTCGCCGCCCTGACCGGCGACCTGCGCGTGCGCCGCTACGCCCTGCCCCTGGCCGGGACCGGCGTACTGATCGCGCTGTACCAGAACCTCGAAACGTGGGGCGTCGTGCCCGTCCTGCGCGCCTGCAGCGCCGACCCCAGCGCGTCGTGCGGCACGCCCTGGCCCGTGTGGGGCATGAACTCCCCCCTGAACACGATCCTCACCATCCCGGTCCTGAGCATGATCGCCTTCACGCTGATCATCGCCCTGCTGAGCTGGCGGCGGAACCGCACGATCTGA
- a CDS encoding SDR family NAD(P)-dependent oxidoreductase produces MTDVSGGVVVTGAARGIGRAIAEVYAERGWRVLSADLSLPPNLRGQRRVKADVSTAAGRERIVRAAREMGGVQVLVNNAAFQGAHGSVLDVSERGWARTLNVNLTAPLLLTRALVDLLPRGGAVVNVASVQGLFAEQGNAAYNASKGGLVNLTRAMALDLAPHGLRVNAVAPGAISTEAVLQSITESDDPEQTRRDYEDLHALRRLGTPREVAQVVYFLGSDEAAFMTGTIIPVDGGMTASFMMAGRPV; encoded by the coding sequence ATGACGGACGTTTCGGGTGGGGTGGTGGTGACGGGCGCGGCGCGTGGCATCGGGCGGGCCATTGCCGAGGTGTACGCGGAGCGGGGCTGGCGGGTCCTGAGTGCCGACCTGAGCCTCCCGCCGAACCTGCGGGGGCAGCGGCGCGTGAAGGCGGACGTGAGTACCGCCGCCGGGCGCGAGCGGATCGTGCGCGCGGCGCGCGAGATGGGCGGCGTGCAGGTTCTCGTGAACAACGCGGCGTTCCAGGGCGCGCACGGGAGCGTGCTGGACGTCAGCGAGCGCGGCTGGGCGCGGACGCTGAACGTGAACCTGACCGCGCCGCTGCTGCTGACGCGGGCGCTGGTGGACCTGCTGCCGCGCGGCGGGGCGGTCGTGAACGTCGCGAGCGTGCAGGGGCTATTCGCTGAGCAGGGCAACGCGGCGTACAACGCCAGCAAGGGCGGCCTCGTGAATCTGACCCGCGCCATGGCACTGGACCTCGCGCCACACGGGCTGCGCGTGAACGCCGTGGCCCCCGGTGCGATCAGCACCGAGGCCGTCTTGCAGAGCATCACCGAGAGTGACGACCCCGAGCAGACCCGCCGGGACTACGAGGACCTGCACGCCCTGCGCCGCCTCGGCACGCCGCGCGAGGTCGCGCAGGTGGTGTACTTCCTCGGCAGCGACGAGGCCGCCTTCATGACCGGCACGATCATCCCGGTGGACGGCGGCATGACCGCCTCGTTCATGATGGCGGGCCGCCCGGTGTAG